Part of the Paenibacillus terrae HPL-003 genome is shown below.
GCATCATGAATTTCGAAGTTCCTGTCATCGTATGCATCCACCTTTATTATTATTTTGAGTTAAATCGAGGTATAATGATGGAGTTAAAGGATCTCATTACCATCCTTATATCCTTATCATACTGCCCCATATTGGGGGGAACTAACACATTTTATTATAAAATATCGTGATTTTTTAAAGGGTGAAGCGGATGGAACATTCCAAGACTTTAGGCGACTTTAATCGTTATAGCGAACTTCAATATGGATATGAAACCAAGCTAATCAGAATTTTGTATTATGATCTCCCAGAGAATTATTACGAGAAATATGCTTCATATGAATGCCCAAAGCTGTGTACGATTTTGGAGGGGAGAAAAGAAGTCAAAATTAATGAAACGGAGCACTTTGAATACGACTCTCAGGAGATTATCCTGCTTCCTCCCCAGTCTAGCGTTGAAATGAAAATCAAAGAACAAACCAAGGCACTGGTCTTTGAATTAAGCGATCAGTTGATGGAACGGTTAAGAAACGTGGTAGAGGAGGAATTTCAGGTCCCGGAGAGTTCCCCGACTCATGCGGTGGTTCGCTGCGAGCTGAACGAAAAGGCGAATTCGCTTACCGCGTCTATGGAACGGATCAAGCAATATATGGCACATCCCGCCGAGAAAAAAAACTTTCTGATTGATCTGAGCGCTCAGGAAATGGCCTATCATCTGCTACAGATGCAGGTGCTTGAGCAGAATCAGCTTACGAACCATCGGCATCCGGTGTTCCGAGCGATTCGCGACATTCAGGAACAATTGCCCGGCATCAGGCATGTGAAGGATTTGGCGGATAACTACAACATGTCACATGCGAATTTTACAAATCAGTTTAAGAAAATAACAGGACTGACTCCACTTGACTATATTACCAATCAAAAAATGCAGCTTGCCAAGCAATGGCTTCAGCACAGAAACGTCACGGAGGTTGCTTTTGATTTGAATTATGAGAGCGTTTCCTACTTTATCGGTCTTTTTAAAAAGAAGTATGGCATTACGCCCAAGCAATATCAGATGAGTGTGCAGCGCCAAGTTGTGGTTATGTAATGTAAAAAAAAGTAATGTGAAAAAATAAAGGCTGTCTCACTCGTAGAAATTCTACTTTGGAGACAGCCTTTATTATAGGGTAATGATGTTGTTACCAGCTTATTTTTTCGCTGCTGCGTAACGTTTGTTCACTTCATCCCAGTTGATGACATTGTAGAATGCTGCAATGTAATCCGGGCGTTTGTTTTGATATTTCAGGTAGTAAGCATGCTCCCAAACGTCCAGTCCAAGTACCGGAGTCAGACCTTCGGACAGTGGGCTATCTTGGTTAGGAGTGCTGGTGATTGCCAGTTTGCCGTCTTTGCCAACAACCAGCCAAGCCCAGCCGCTACCAAAACGTGTTGTAGCTGCTTTCGTGAAGTCTTCTTTGAATTTGTCATAGCCGCTCAGCTCGTTGTTGATAGCATCAGCAATGGCACCCGTTGGTTGTCCGCCGCCGTTAGGACCGATAACTTCCCAGAACAGGCTGTGGTTGTGGTGTCCGCCACCGTTATTGCGAACCGCAGTGCGGATGCTTTCAGGAACGCTGTCCAGATTGGAGATCAGATCCTCCAGGCTTTTGCTTTGCAGTTCAGGAGCACTTTCCAGAGCTGCGTTCAGGTTTGTTACATATGTGTTATGGTGACGATCATGGTGAATTTCTACTGTCAGCGCATCAATGTGCGGCTCCAGTGCGTCTTTCGCGTAAGGAAGTTCTGGTAATTGAAATGCCATTGTAAAATCCCTCCTGATTTATATGGTTTGGGTAAGGTATTCCTATGTAATAATACCCTCTACAGTTATATTAAACCGCATTCAGGCTATTTTATCAACATTTTTGTTTGTAAAATAGCAAACTGGGCAATACGACCTGGTAGCTATCATGTCCAAAAACCCGCTTGGAATACATGTGTATAGGTAATAAGAGGGAAATTATGCAGCTCAAAAATGTAAACGCTTCATATACAGCGCTTACATGAGAAAAAGGGATGTATTCCATCTAAAAGTGTGGTTTAATGGTCAAGGAAGCAGAAATTTCGGCTTTTTTGTCGTCTGCTATATCTCGTCATGTCCGCGGATATGACGAATTTGAGGGAATATACCCTTTTCCTGTTCTTCAATTCATATATAGCAGATCGTATGCATTTTTATCATAATGCCTTGTGATTAACACCGTGCTAAGAACTTTAAGGATTTATGTAAAAAATGATGGTGCGCTGTCTCAATTTGTTTTATTAAGCTTACGAAAAGGGAGATATTACTTATGCACGTTCGTTCCTTTCAATTGAGTGATGTGAATCCAGTAATGGAACTCATGCAGATTGCCTTGTCTGAGGAGTGCTACAAAGAGACGGTGGGTGCTTTTGCCCGTCAGCTTTCGTGGGATTCCGGCTTGATCGTCGTTGCGGAAGAGGATGAAGAGCTGGTTGGCGCTCTAATCGGCACGATTGATCAGAATCATGGTTGTTATTATCGTATTGCAATTCATCCGGACCATCGTCGGATGGGAATTGGCAAATCGCTTGTAGAGTCCATGGAGCAGCGTTTTCAGCAACGTAAGGTTAGCCGCATCTGGGTAGCCGGAGACAAGCATAACAGCGCGGCCATGCCTTTATATGAAGCGATGGGCTACGGGGCAAGCCAGATTTTACAGACTTTTCAGAAGCTCAGCATTTTGGCTCCTCATTAATTGGCAATGGATATAAAGAGAATCGAATATTTTTAAAGCTAATATTTCCATTTAGAGCATATCTGAGTAACCGTTGCATTCGGGTACGGGATATGCTTTTCTATTTATAACAGGGTTGAGGAGGTTTTTTATGGACGCTTTGGCTCCTTCGTCAGGTCCGCTTCCCTCGCCGGAAACGTCCAAACCTGTAGGTCGTGGGGGATATATACGCGATTGGTTGGTGACTCTTCTGATTGCGATGACCGTCTTGCTGCTGCTGAACCTGTTCGTGTTTAATTTGTCTACGGTCAGGGGACATTCCATGCAGCCGACGCTTATGGAAAGCCAGCATTTGTTCGTTAACAAGCTGATTTACAATTTTCATGATCCGGGCAGGGGGGATATCGTGATATTACAAGATCCCGACTCCAAGCCGTCCAGCCCGAGATTTTTAGTGAAAAGAGTAATAGGTACTCCCGGGGATGTAATCCGGGTTGAGCATAATCATCTATATGTGAACGGCGAGCTGCAAAACGAGCCTTACACCGACTCGGAGATTGAGGACGGTGATTACGGTCCTTTTACAGTGGAGCCGGGGCACTTTTTTGTCATGGGCGATAACCGACACGCCGCGGGCAGCAAGGACAGCCGATATTTTGGCAGCATTAAATCTCAGGATTTGCTGGGGCGTGCGGAGCTTGTATTTTGGCCGTTATCCGAGTGGAAGTGGCTGTAAAGCAACCATAGTCTATCCATGTGGAGCGCTTGCGAGCCGTCAGGACCATGACGGAGCAGGAGCTTACCAATCAGGAAAGGAAGAGAAATATGAAAGAAGTGATGGTATATACCGACGGCGCTTGTTCGGGTAATCCCGGGCCTGGGGGCTGGGGCGTCGTTTTGCTATACGGAGAGCATCGCAAGGAGTTGTCCGGGGCAGAAAAAATGACAACAAACAATCGCATGGAGATCAAGGCCGTCATTGAAGCGCTTAAGCTGCTCAGGGAGCCTTGCCATGTAAAGGTACACAGTGACTCCGCCTATGTCGTGAACTGCTTCAAACAGGGCTGGATTAAGAATTGGCTTCGTAACGGCTGGCGTAACAGTAAAAATCAGCCAGTTGAAAACAAGGAGTTATGGGAAGAGCTGTGGGAACTGATGAGCAAGCATGAGGTAGAGTATGTGAAGGTCAAAGGTCATAGTGACAACGAGCTGAATAATCACTGTGATTTTCTGGCGACCAGCGCTGTTAAAAATTTACGGTAGCATCTTCTGAACTATTCTGTTGAAATTTGAGATATGAGGATTTTGCAAAAATCCTCATATAAGTGATATGAAAGAGAGGTGAGTATCGGATGCAACGCGGACAGACACCAACGGCTGCCGGAACCGCTTTGACTTGGGCCTCGCTCAAGCAGGAGATTATCGAAGCCGCTCCGGGACTGGGCATCGACTCCATCGGGTTCGCATCCGCCGATCCCTTTCTGTCTCTGAAAGCAATATTGGAAGAGCATCGCGCCAAAGGCTATGAATCCGGTTTTGAGGAGCCAGACATTGATAAACGGATTTACCCGGAGCTGTACGGTTCGCAGCCTGCATCCCTGATTGCCATTGCGGTGGCTTATCCTTCCAAAATGAAGGACCCGCCCAAGTCGGACAAAGGCAAGTACCGTGGTATTTTAGCGCGTTCCGCCTGGGGGAGGGACTACCACTTGGTGCTGCGCGAGGCAATGGAAAAGCTCGAGGCTTTTATAGGTGAACGGGTTCCCGACGCGATTATGAAGAACATGGTGGATACCGGAGAGCTATCAGATCGGGCTGTTGCGGAACGGGCGGGTATTGGCTTTAGCGGTAAAAACACGATGATGATTTCACCGACACTGGGATCATGGATTTATCTCGGTGAGCTTTTGACGAATATCCCTTTTCAGCCGGATGAGCCAGTGACGGACGGTTGTGGAGAGTGTACCAAATGCTTGGATGCGTGCCCTACGGGTGCGCTTGTCGGGCCGGGACAGCTCAATGCCCAGCGGTGTGTGTCTTTTTTGACGCAAACGAAAGGCTTTCTGGATGAGGAATTTATGCTGAAAATCGGGAACCGGTTGTACGGATGTGATACCTGCCAAATCGTATGCCCGAAAAATCGGGGCCTTAACTGGGATCATCATCCTGAGCTTACACCTGATCCCGAAATTGTGAAGCCATTGCTGCTGCCGTTACTGGATTTGAGCAATCGTGAGTTCAAAGAGAGATTTGGTCAAAGTGCGGCAGCTTGGCGGGGAAAGAAGCCGATTCAGCGCAATGCGGTTATTGCGCTCGGCAATTTCAAGGATATTAGCGCCGTGCCCAAGCTGACGGAGGTTCTGTT
Proteins encoded:
- a CDS encoding AraC family transcriptional regulator codes for the protein MEHSKTLGDFNRYSELQYGYETKLIRILYYDLPENYYEKYASYECPKLCTILEGRKEVKINETEHFEYDSQEIILLPPQSSVEMKIKEQTKALVFELSDQLMERLRNVVEEEFQVPESSPTHAVVRCELNEKANSLTASMERIKQYMAHPAEKKNFLIDLSAQEMAYHLLQMQVLEQNQLTNHRHPVFRAIRDIQEQLPGIRHVKDLADNYNMSHANFTNQFKKITGLTPLDYITNQKMQLAKQWLQHRNVTEVAFDLNYESVSYFIGLFKKKYGITPKQYQMSVQRQVVVM
- a CDS encoding superoxide dismutase — its product is MAFQLPELPYAKDALEPHIDALTVEIHHDRHHNTYVTNLNAALESAPELQSKSLEDLISNLDSVPESIRTAVRNNGGGHHNHSLFWEVIGPNGGGQPTGAIADAINNELSGYDKFKEDFTKAATTRFGSGWAWLVVGKDGKLAITSTPNQDSPLSEGLTPVLGLDVWEHAYYLKYQNKRPDYIAAFYNVINWDEVNKRYAAAKK
- a CDS encoding GNAT family N-acetyltransferase gives rise to the protein MHVRSFQLSDVNPVMELMQIALSEECYKETVGAFARQLSWDSGLIVVAEEDEELVGALIGTIDQNHGCYYRIAIHPDHRRMGIGKSLVESMEQRFQQRKVSRIWVAGDKHNSAAMPLYEAMGYGASQILQTFQKLSILAPH
- the lepB gene encoding signal peptidase I → MDALAPSSGPLPSPETSKPVGRGGYIRDWLVTLLIAMTVLLLLNLFVFNLSTVRGHSMQPTLMESQHLFVNKLIYNFHDPGRGDIVILQDPDSKPSSPRFLVKRVIGTPGDVIRVEHNHLYVNGELQNEPYTDSEIEDGDYGPFTVEPGHFFVMGDNRHAAGSKDSRYFGSIKSQDLLGRAELVFWPLSEWKWL
- the rnhA gene encoding ribonuclease HI — translated: MKEVMVYTDGACSGNPGPGGWGVVLLYGEHRKELSGAEKMTTNNRMEIKAVIEALKLLREPCHVKVHSDSAYVVNCFKQGWIKNWLRNGWRNSKNQPVENKELWEELWELMSKHEVEYVKVKGHSDNELNNHCDFLATSAVKNLR
- the queG gene encoding tRNA epoxyqueuosine(34) reductase QueG, which translates into the protein MQRGQTPTAAGTALTWASLKQEIIEAAPGLGIDSIGFASADPFLSLKAILEEHRAKGYESGFEEPDIDKRIYPELYGSQPASLIAIAVAYPSKMKDPPKSDKGKYRGILARSAWGRDYHLVLREAMEKLEAFIGERVPDAIMKNMVDTGELSDRAVAERAGIGFSGKNTMMISPTLGSWIYLGELLTNIPFQPDEPVTDGCGECTKCLDACPTGALVGPGQLNAQRCVSFLTQTKGFLDEEFMLKIGNRLYGCDTCQIVCPKNRGLNWDHHPELTPDPEIVKPLLLPLLDLSNREFKERFGQSAAAWRGKKPIQRNAVIALGNFKDISAVPKLTEVLLDDPRPELRGTAAWALGRIGGENAMTAIKQASEKEQHEQVREMVAQAHSKLEEREQAEQQKVSEGPTTIYYDEMETPIGILTLCATDRGLCRIDFGVFHAKEALLQQWARTWIGEYVYVQEPEKLREAADQLREYFAGKRRDFTVVYDLRGTPFQEQVWRALQNIPYGQSVSYKDIAESIGRAKAVRAVGGANNKNPLPILIPCHRVSGANGSLVGYAGGLPTKMKLLDLEKE